The DNA window CGAGCGTTTGCAGGGCGAAACCGTGCGCATCCTGTTCGTCCATGTGCCCACTGCGTGGCTCGGCATGGCGGGATGGACCACGATCGCAGGCGCGAGCTTCGCCTATCTGGTCTGGCGTCATCCGCTGGCCGATATCGCTGCGCGTGCAGCGGCCTGGCCCGGTGCGGCCTTCACCGCGATATGCCTCGCCACCGGATCGATCTGGGCGCGGCCCACCTGGGGCGTGTGGTGGGTTTGGGATGGTCGCTTGACCAGCTTCCTGATCCTGCTGTTTCTCTATTTCGGCTATATCGCACTTTCGAATGTCGCCTCGCAGTCCGAAGCGTCGCGGCGCATCCCGGCGATCTTCGGCCTCGTCGGCGCGATCAACATTCCGATCATCAACCGCTCGGTCGAATGGTGGGAAACCCAGCATCAGCGCGCCAGCATCACCGCCGGCACCAGCGCGATCGACAGCGCCTTCCTTTGGCCGCTGGGCATCGCCGTGATCGGCTTCACCTGCATCTTCGGCGGCGTGCTGCTGGCCCGGATGCGCGCCATCCTGGCCGCCCAACAGGCAGAGGCGCGGCTGCGCCGGAAAGCGATGCAGCCATGATGCGCGAGAGTATTGATCAATGGCCCTATGTGATCGGCGCCTATGTGCTCGCGGCGATCGGCACGTTGATGCTGGTCGGGTGGAGCTGGGTCGCGATGAAACGCGCTGAGAAGCGGCGCGAGGATTCCAGGCGGAAATGAACCTCAAACCCAAGCATCAACGCATGGCCCTGCTGGGCGTCGCTCTCGTCGCGCTGGTCGGCGCAGTGCTGCTGGCAATGTGGGGACTGCGCAGCCAGGCGAGCTATTTCTACGTCCCTGCCCAGGTCGAGAGCGATCCACCTGAAATCGGCCAGAACATCCGCCTTGGCGGGATGGTGAAGGAAGGTTCGCTCGGCCAGGCCGCTGACGGGGTGACGATCACCTTCCTCGTCCACGATGGCGAGGCCCAGGTGCCGGTGCGATATCGGGGTATCCTGCCCGATCTATTCGTCGAAGGATCGGGCGTGACGGCGGAGGGTCGCTTCGCCCCCGATGGCACGTTCGATGCCGATACGCTGCTCGCCAAGCATGACGAGAATTACGTCCCGCGCGAACTCGAAGAGATGACTGCCGCACAGGCGAAGGCCACCGTCGCGGAAACAAGCGAATGATTGCCGAACTTGGATTGCTGGCGCTGTGGCTAGCGGCAGGCTTGGCCGCGTTCCAGCTCGTCGCCGCAATCCTGGCCGGGCGCGGTGCGCCGGTGCTGGGTGAGGCGACTCGCCCGGTGGCGGTGATGCAGGGGCTGCTCGCGGGCTTCTCGTTCCTGATGCTGGTGTGGCTGTTCGCACGGACCGACCTTTCGGTCGCGCTGGTGGTCGAGAACTCGCACGTCGCCAAACCGATGATCTTCAAGCTCTCGGGTGCGTGGGCGAACCATGAAGGCTCGATGCTGCTGTGGGTGATGGTGATGGCGCTCTCGGGCGCGCTGGTCGCGCTGGTGGAGAAGCGGCTCTCGCCCGCCACAATGCGCGCGACGCTGGGAGCGCAGGCGATCGTCACGCTCGGTTTCTACGCCTTCCTCCTGATCAGTTCGAACCCGTTCGAAAGGCTGCCGGTGCCTGCCGAGCAGGGCAACGGCCTCAACCCGCTGTTGCAGGACATCGGCCTCGCCTTCCATCCGCCCACGCTTTACATCGGTTATGTCGGGCTCTCGATCGCGTTCAGTTTCGCGGTCGGTGCGCTACTGACGGGCGAAGTCACCCGCGATTTTGCTCGCACGATGCGCAGTTGGGTGCTGGGCGCGTGGATATTCCTCACCATCGGACTCACCGCTGGATCCTGGTGGGCCTATTACGAACTGGGCTGGGGCGGCTGGTGGTTCTGGGACCCGGTCGAGAATGCGGCGCTGATGCCGTGGCTTGCCGCTACGGCGCTGTTCCATTCGACCAGCGTGCTCGCCTCGCGCGATGCCTTGCGCGTGTGGACGATCATGCTTGCCGTGGTCGCATTCTCGATGGCGATGGTCGGCACTTTCCTCGTCCGCTCGGGCGTATTGACGAGCGTCCATGCATTCGCGGTCGATCCGGAGCGCGGCACGTTCCTCCTCGGCCTCCTCGCGCTGTTCATTGGCGGCGCGCTGGTGCTGTTCGCCTTGCGGGCGGGCGGGATCAGCGAAGGCGCGCGATTCAGCTGGAAGAGCCGCGAAGCCTCGCTGGTTGTCAACAACGTTCTTCTGACGGCGCTGCTCGGCATTGTCCTGCTCGGCACGCTCTATCCGCTGCTGACCGAGGCGCTCGGCACGCGCGTGTCGGTCGGCCCGCCCTATTTCAACCCAGTCGGTGCGGCTTTCTTCTTCCCGTTGGTGCTGGCAATGATGGTCGGCCCGATGTTGCGCTGGAAAGACAGCAATTGGGCGCCCGTGGCCAAGCGTCTCGCCCCGGCCTGGGCCACGATCGTGGTCATTCTGGTCTTCGTCCTGATCGAAGGCACGGCGGGCTGGTTAAGTGCTCTGGGGCTGGCACTGGCAGGCGGTCTCGCGGTTGCCAGCCTGTTGCCGCTGGCTGGGCGCAAGCCCTGGCGTGCGCCGCTGCAACTGTGGGGCATGGTGATCGCCCATTTCGGCCTGGCACTCACATTGTTCGGTTCTTCGTCCGAATCGGCCTTCATCCAGGAGCGGCTGGTTTCGGTAGCGCCCGGTGACTCCGCCGAAGTCGGCGGCTGGACGGTCACACTCGAAAAGACCCGACCGGTCGTCGGCCCGAACTGGACCGCGATTGAAGGCGATGTGCGGATCTCGGACGGCGAGCGCGATTACGTTTCGCTCCATCCCCAACGCCGCAGTTTCTGGTCGCCGCCGCAAACCACCACCGAGGCGGCGCTGTGGACGCGCTGGAACGGCCAGCTCTATGTTGTGCTCGGCGAAAAGGGTGATGGCTCGACCCGCAAGCTGCGCATGTGGTGGAAACCCTTCGTTCCGTTCATCTGGTATGGTGGGCTCCTCGTGGCGCTCGGTGGCCTCCTAGCGCTGCTGGGCCATGCGCGCTCCGCGCTGCGCCGGAGCATCGGATTGCGCCGCGCGGCGGCCCGGCGGGAGACCGTATGATGCGCAAATGGGCGATTGCTGCACCCTTGCTGCTGTTCAGTGCCTTCCTCGCTCTCGCGATCTGGGCGCTCGTCGCCCCGCCGTCGCGCGACGTCCCCAGTCGCATGATCGGTCAGCCGCTGCCCGCCATTGCGCTCGATCCGCAGGTCCCGGGCAAGCCGGGCATGGCGAGCGCCGATTACAAGGGCGGCGAAGCGCGGCTGATCAACGTCTTCGGCAGCTGGTGCATTCCGTGCCGCGTGGAAAGCCCGCAAATGCTCGAACTCGCGCGGGCAGGTGTGCCGATCGATGCGGTCGCGGTGCGCGACACCCCCGAACAGGTCCAGGACTTCCTTGCCCAGTATGGCGATCCGTTCGCCGCAATCGGTGCCGATCCCAATGGCCGCTTCCAGGTCATGCTCGGCAGTTCGGGCGTGCCCGAGAGTTTCATCGTCGATGGCGAGGGGATCATTCGCTACCAGCATATTGGCGAGATACGTCCCGAACACGTCGCCGATATCGTCGCGAAGTGGCGGGAGGCCTCGCAATGAAGTGGCTGATCGCCTTGCTGCTGGCCGTCGCCGCGCTGCCGCTTGCCGCGCAGGAAGCGGAGGTGACCAGCCCCTATGCCGATACCCAGTTGGAGAACCCCGCGCTTGAGGCGCAGGCACGCGAGCTGATGCATACGCTGCGCTGCATCACCTGCCAGAGCCAGTCGATCGCCGATAGCGAAGCGCCGATGGCAGCAGAGATGCGCAGTCTCGTGCGCGAGCGGATCATGGCTGGCGAGACGCCTCAGGAAGTGCGCGGCTGGCTGGTCGAGCGCTATGGCGCGTATGTGACCTACGAACCCGAACTGACTAGCACGACATGGCCGCTCTTCGTCGGCCCGGTGCTGATCCTGCTGGCGGTGGCCGGGCTTGCCTGGAGCCGTATTCGCCGGAGGCGCGCAGCATGATGGCCTGGATTCCGATCCTCCTGTTTGTCGCGGTGGTGCTGGTTGCGATGGTATGGCTGTTCAAGCTGCCGCGCGGGGCGTGGGAAGCGGTCGCGGCCGCACTTATGCTCGGCCTGGCCGGCTACGCCGTGCAATCGAGCCCGGGACAGGCAGGTGCGCCGGGTCAGCGGAATGCTGCCGGCGGCTTCGACGGGGCGGCACTGATCGAGGTGCGGCGCCAGTTCGACGGGTCACCGGTCTCGAAAAACAGCACGATCGTCACCGCAGATGGTCTCGTCCGTTCGGGCCGGTTCGACTACGCAGCGGCGCTGCTGAACGGCTATCTCGATAAAAACCCCGACGATTCGGAAGCCTGGACCGCGCTTGGCAATGCGATCCTCGCTCAGGCGGAGGGCAATCTCACCGAAGCCGCGATCGAGGCCTATCGCCGCGGCGCGGTGGCCGATGAAACCGACCCGGCACCGTATTTCTTCCTCGGCCTCGGATGGCTCAATTCCGGCGATTTCGAGCGCACGGCAGCGTTGTGGCAGCTCTCTTACGAGCGCACCGAAGAAGGCACACCGGTGCATGAAGAGATGGGCGCGCGTCTCAGCCTGCTGGCCGCGATGATCGCGCGCGCGAAGCAGATGCGCGAGCTGTCTCCTTCCGAGACGCAGTGAACGGGGAATTGCCCCCCGTCACGGTGAGTGCTACTGGGCGCGCCTTCGCCAGCGCGGGATGGGCCGCGCCGACGCATGGGACTTAGCCTCCAGGCATGAGCGACACTTCCCCAGACAAGGTCGAACCCGTCCCCGCCGACGGAACCGACGACCAGGCGCACGCCGCCGGCGGTCACAAGAACGCGACCAAAACGGCATTGGCCGTGGGGGCGATCGGCGTGGTGTTCGGCGATATCGGCACCAGCCCGCTCTATGCGTTTCGCGAGACGTTCCTCGGTGAACACAGCCTCGCGATCGACAAGCTTCACATTTACGGCGTCGTCAGCCTGATTTTCTGGTCGATGACGCTGATCGTGTCGATTCAGTACGTTTCGATCCTGATGCGTGCAGACAATAAGGGGCAGGGCGGCACGCTGGCGCTGGTCGCCTTGCTGACCCGGCATATCGGCAAATCGAGCTATGGCTGGATCACGGTGTTGCTGGGCGTTTTCGCGACCGCACTATTCTACGGCGACAGCATGATCACGCCGGCGATCTCGGTGCTCTCTGCGGTCGAGGGCCTAACTGTCGTCAACGCCGGATTGCAGCCACTGGTAATCCCGATCGCGCTCGCGCTGCTGATCTTCCTGTTCCTTATCCAGCGACGCGGTACTGCCACGGTGGGCAAGCTGTTCGCACCGATCATGATTGTCTATTTCATCACTATCGCGGTGCTGGGGATCATCCAGATTTTCCAGAACCCGGCGATCCTGATGGCGTTGAACCCCTATTACGCCATCCAGTTCTTTATTACCGACGGTACCATCGCGTTTCTCGCGCTGGGCTCGGTGGTGCTGGCAGTAACCGGGTCCGAAGCGCTCTATTCCGACATGGGTCATTTCGGGCGCGGCCCGATGCGCCTGTCGTGGTTCGGCTTCGTGATGCCGTGCCTTTTGCTCAACTATTTCGGGCAGGGCGCGTTGATGTCCGGCATGGAACCGCTCGAAGCGGCGGTGGCGATGGAAAGCCCGTTCTTCAACATGGCGCCGGAAATGCTGCGGCTGCCGCTTGTGTTCCTCGCCACAATGGCGACCTTCATCGCCAGCCAGGCCGTGATCTCTGGCGCGTTCTCGGTGACCCACCAGGCGATCCAGCTGGGCTTCGTGCCGCGCCTGACGACCGAGCACACCAGTGTTTCCGAACGCGGCCAGATCTACATGCCGCTGGTCAACAATGCGCTGATGGTGGCGGTGATCCTGCTGGTGCTCGGCTTCGGCAGCTCGAGCGCGCTGGCATCGGCCTATGGTATCGCGGTGACCGGAGCGATGTTCATCGACACGCTGCTGATGGGCGTGCTGCTGATCGCGGTGTGGAAATGGCGTTTGTGGCTCGCCATTCCGGTGCTGCTGCTGTTCGTGTTCGTCGACGGTGCCTATTTTGCGGCCAACCTGCCCAAGGTGCCCGACGGGGGCTGGTTCCCGCTGCTGATCGGGGCGATCGCCTTTACCATGCTCACCAGCTGGGCGCGGGGACGCCAGTTGATGCGCGCGCGCATGGCCGAAAGCGGGCTCCCGCTCGAAGTCTTCGCCAAGAGCGCGCGGTCCTCGGCCCAGAGGGTGCCGGGCACCGCGATCTTCATGGCCTCGGCCAGTAAGGGTGTGCCGAGCGCGCTGCTTCACAACATCAAGCACAACAAGGTTCTGCACGAACGCGTCGTGGTGCTGACGGTGCAGATCGAAGATGTGCCGTTCGTCGATCCGCAGGACCGCTGCACGATCTCCGATCTGGGAGACGGCTTCTATCGCCTGGTACTGCGTTATGGCTTCATCGAGGAAACCGACCTGCCCAAGGCGTTGACCAATCACGAAGTGTGCGGCGGCCCGTTCGACATGATGAAGACCAGCTTCTTCCTCTCGCGCCAAACGCTGATCGCGTCCGACCGGCCGGGGATGGCGATCTGGCGTGAAAAGCTGTTCGCCTGGATGCTGCGCAATTCGGCAACGCCGATGCAGTTCTTCAAGCTTCCCACCAACCGCGTGGTGGAGCTGGGCAGCCAGCTGAAGATCTGATCCCAGCTTTGTAGCGGTGGGGCTTACTCGCCGGTGGGCGGCTGATCGCTCACCGCTTCGCCCTCGACTGCAAGTCCGTGACGCAACAGCATCGGGATTTGCGCGAAGGTGAAGAGGAAGGTCGCGGGCAGGAACAGCCAGAGTTTCGAGCCGAGCCAGGTCTCGAAATCGAAAGCCAGCCGCATGAATTCGTTGAGCCCCGCCAGCGCGAGGAAGAACACGCCCCAGCGCAGGGACAGCTTGCGCCAGCCTTCAGCGTCCAGCCCTTCGAAAGCCGCCTCGAGCAGGTATCTCAACAGCGAGTGCCCGCGCCACACGCCCACCAGCAGGGCGATTCCGAACCCGGCATAGATCAGAGTAGGTTTGAGCTGCACGAACACCGGATCGCGCAGGATCACGGTCAGTCCGCCGAAGAACATGATCAGGGCGGTCGATAGCTTGAGCATCGGCGAAACCTTGCCGAGCTTGAGCTTCGAATAGAGCAACGCGGCGACTGCCGCGATCATGAACGCGCCCGTACCCCAGACCACGGCGGCGACGTTCTGGATCGGATTGGGTTCGTCGGGCGCGAAATATTTGTAGGTGAGGAAGAACACGAGGATCGGACCGTAATCGACCAATAGGTTGGCCCAGCCCGATTTCGCCTTCGGATCGATGCGCGGTTCGTGTTCCATCAAGCCACTCCCGCAATGACGCGCGCGACCAGATCGGGGTCAAACGGACGCAGATCGTCCATCTTCTCGCCGACGCCGATCGCATGGACAGGCAGGCCGTATTGCTCGGCTGCAGCGACCAGAACGCCGCCGCGCGCGGTCCCGTCCAGCTTGGTCATCACCAGTCCGGTCACCCCCGCGGTCTCTTTGAACACTTCGATTTGCGAGAGCGCATTCTGACCATTGGTCGCATCGAGCACGAGCACCACATCGTGGGGCGCTTCGGGGTTGAGTTTGCCGAGGACTTTTCGGACCTTCGCCAGTTCGTCCATCAGCTCGCGCTTGTTCTGGAGCCGTCCGGCGGTGTCGACGATCAGTGCATCGGTACCGATTTCGGTCGCATGTTTGACCGCGTCGAACACGATCGAGGCCGGATCGCCGCCCTCGGCGCCCGCAACCACCGGCACGCCGAGCCGCTCGCCCCAGACTTTCAATTGGCCGATTGCGGCGGCGCGGAACGTGTCGCCGGCGGCCAGCATCACTTCGTAATCGTCTTCCTGAAACAGGTGTCCCATCTTGGCGATGGTGGTTGTTTTACCGCTGCCATTGACGCCGATCACCAGGATGACCTGCGGACGCGGGAAGGCGGTCACCTCGAGCGGCTTGGCCACCGGACGCAGGATCTCGGCGATCTCCACCGCGACCTGTTCGCGGATCGCCTGCCCGTCGGCCGCACCATCGAAGCGATGCTCGGCCAGCTTGTCGCGGATCCGGGCGGCAGCACGCGGGCCGAGGTCGGACACGATCAGCGCATCCTCGATCTCGTCGAGCTGTTCGAGCGTCAGTTTCGTCGCCCCGCCGAGCCCGGCGAGATTGTCGGACAGGCGTTCGGATGTCTTGCGGAAACCGCCGGCAAGACGTTCGGACCAGCTCAAGCTCAAACCAGCATTCCTTCTTCGATTCCTTCGGGGGTGATGCGGATCACATCACCGGGCGAGGGGGCATCGCCCACGCGAAACGGCGCGAAATCGGGAGCATGGCCGACGCCGCCCTTTTCCACCAGCACATCCTGCGCAACGCCGACCCGGCTTTGCAGCCATTCCCGACGAACCCGCGCAACTTCTCCGCGAAGCGCCTTGGCGCGTTGCTTGATTGTCGGCTTGTCCACTTGCGGCATCCGCGCAGCAGGCGTGCCGTGGCGCGGCGAGAAGGGGAAGATATGGCCATGCACGATCCCGATTTCGGGAATGATCGAGAGGTTGGCGGCATGCGCTTCCCCGCTCTCGGTCGGGAAGCCGGCGATCAGGTCGGCACCAAAGGCTATCTCGGGTCGACGCGCCTTGAGCCATTCGGCGAGGTTCAGGGCGTCGTGGCGCAAATGGCGACGTTTCATCCGTTTGAGAATCAGGTCGTCGCCATGTTGGAGCGAAAGGTGGACGTGCGGCATCATCCGGGGTTCGTGCGCGAGGAGATCGAGCAGCAGCCCGTCGAGTTCGATCCCGTCCACCGAGGACAGACGCAGGCGCCGGACTTGCGGAAGGCGGTCGAGGATCGCCTGGACAAGCGCGCCCAAGGGCGGAGTATCGGGCAGGTCGTGCCCCCAGCTGGTGACGTCGACCCCGGTCAGCACGATCTCTGCCGCGCCCCGGTCCAAGTGCCGTTCGATGTCGGCCACAACCGCATCGATCGGGCGCGAGCGGCTCGTACCGCGGCCCTGCGGGATGATGCAGAAGGTGCAGGAATGATCGCAGCCGTTCTGGATTTCGATGAAGGCGCGGGTGTGCTCGGGCGCAAGCACGCGTTCGGGCGCGACGTTCCAGCGCCGCGGATCGCGTTTCTCGGCATTGGGAACGAGCCCGTCGACTTCGGGCATGGCGGCGAGCGCTTCGCGTTCGGTTTCGGCCGCGCAGCCTGTCACCAGCAGCCGCGCCTCGGGATGGTCACGCCGCGCGCGGCGGATCGCCTGGCGGGTATGGCGAACCGCCTCGCTGGTGACGGCGCAGCTATTGATGACGACGAGATCGTCCTCGCGTGCCAGCAGGCTGCGGATTTCCTCGCTCTCGGCGATATTGAGCCGGCAACCCAGCGTGATCACTTGCGCGCCCATCACGCGGCTCCGAAAGCGGACGGATCGAAACTTCCGCGGAAACTCTCGACGGCAGGGCCGCGCATCACGATCGCGCCGTCTTCTCCATAGGATATGGTCAGGCGACCGCCCGGCAGGTTTACCGTCGCGGTGCGCTCCGTCAGGCCGCGTTCGGCCGCGGCGACCAGGGCGGCGCAGGCACCGGTCCCGCAGGCGCGGGTCAGTCCGGCGCCGCGCTCCCACACGCGCAGTGAAATGTAGTCGCGCGCCTCGACGCTCGCGATGCCGACATTGATGCCTTCGGGGAACACCGGATCGTGTTCGATCTCGGGGCCGAGCGTGGCGAGATCGACCGCTTCGATATCGTCGACGAAGAACACGACATGCGGATTGCCCACGTTGACAGCGAAGGGCTGTTCGAGCGGCCCCCAGGAAAGCGGCAGGGCCGAGCTGTCCATTGCGTAGTCGAGCGGAATGTCCTCCCACCCGAACCGCGGCTTGCCCATGGCGACCGCTGCACCGCCGCGTTCGGGCGTGACCGCGATGATCCCGCCCGCCGTTGCAACCCGTGCCTGCGCTCCGTGGAACAGGGCGACCGCGCGCGAGGCATTGCCGCAGGCTTCGACCTCGCCGCCATCGACATTCCAGATCCGCATTCGGAAGTCGGCGTCTTCATCTTCGTCGCGGGCGGCTTCGAGCACGATCAACTGGTCGCAGCCGATCCCGGTATGACGGTCGGCCAGCGCGGCGGCGAGCGCGCGATCGATCGCAACACTCTCGTGCGCACGATGATCGATCACGACGAAGTCGTTACCGAGGCCGTGCATCTTGGTGAAATCGACACGCATGACAGCGCGCGTCCTAGGCGTCCGCGCGGGTCAGGTCCAGCGTATGGAAAGGGGCAGCAGAGTACGGGGCAAGGCCGCGCGCGGTCAGGCCTCGCGCGACTTCCCGTCGCTAGCACCGTCGTCATCCTGCGGCAGCTTCGCGAGGGCTGGCCCTTCGCCCCGCAGCAAGTCGAGCTTGCGCAGACGTTCTCGGATCGCTTCGGAGGGCTCAGGGCGCCCGTAGAGATAGCCCTGACCCTTGAACGTTCCGAGTCCGCGCAGCATGTCGAGCACTTCCTCGCTCTCGATTCCTTCGGCGGTGATCGGAAGGCCGAACCCTTCTCCCAAAGTACTGATCGCCTGCACGATTTTAACGCCTTCTTCGTCACGCGGGAGGTTACTGACGAAGCTGCGGTCGATCTTGATCCGGTCGAACGGCAGCGAACGCAATTGCGACAGCGAGCTGTAGCCGGTGCCGAAATCGTCGAGGCTGACCGTAACGCCCTGGTTGCGCAGGCTGGTAACCAGCGAGCGCACGACGCCGATATTCTCGTGCAGGCAGGTTTCGGTGATTTCGACATCGAGGCGATTGGCCGGGAAATTGCCTTCGATCAGCAATTTGAGCAAGCGCTGCGCGAACCACG is part of the Alteriqipengyuania halimionae genome and encodes:
- the ccmC gene encoding heme ABC transporter permease CcmC is translated as MHGYANPARFLKIARWLTPVLLIVGLLLAGGALAWGLMQAPPERLQGETVRILFVHVPTAWLGMAGWTTIAGASFAYLVWRHPLADIAARAAAWPGAAFTAICLATGSIWARPTWGVWWVWDGRLTSFLILLFLYFGYIALSNVASQSEASRRIPAIFGLVGAINIPIINRSVEWWETQHQRASITAGTSAIDSAFLWPLGIAVIGFTCIFGGVLLARMRAILAAQQAEARLRRKAMQP
- the ccmE gene encoding cytochrome c maturation protein CcmE; this translates as MNLKPKHQRMALLGVALVALVGAVLLAMWGLRSQASYFYVPAQVESDPPEIGQNIRLGGMVKEGSLGQAADGVTITFLVHDGEAQVPVRYRGILPDLFVEGSGVTAEGRFAPDGTFDADTLLAKHDENYVPRELEEMTAAQAKATVAETSE
- a CDS encoding heme lyase CcmF/NrfE family subunit; the encoded protein is MIAELGLLALWLAAGLAAFQLVAAILAGRGAPVLGEATRPVAVMQGLLAGFSFLMLVWLFARTDLSVALVVENSHVAKPMIFKLSGAWANHEGSMLLWVMVMALSGALVALVEKRLSPATMRATLGAQAIVTLGFYAFLLISSNPFERLPVPAEQGNGLNPLLQDIGLAFHPPTLYIGYVGLSIAFSFAVGALLTGEVTRDFARTMRSWVLGAWIFLTIGLTAGSWWAYYELGWGGWWFWDPVENAALMPWLAATALFHSTSVLASRDALRVWTIMLAVVAFSMAMVGTFLVRSGVLTSVHAFAVDPERGTFLLGLLALFIGGALVLFALRAGGISEGARFSWKSREASLVVNNVLLTALLGIVLLGTLYPLLTEALGTRVSVGPPYFNPVGAAFFFPLVLAMMVGPMLRWKDSNWAPVAKRLAPAWATIVVILVFVLIEGTAGWLSALGLALAGGLAVASLLPLAGRKPWRAPLQLWGMVIAHFGLALTLFGSSSESAFIQERLVSVAPGDSAEVGGWTVTLEKTRPVVGPNWTAIEGDVRISDGERDYVSLHPQRRSFWSPPQTTTEAALWTRWNGQLYVVLGEKGDGSTRKLRMWWKPFVPFIWYGGLLVALGGLLALLGHARSALRRSIGLRRAAARRETV
- a CDS encoding redoxin family protein; its protein translation is MMRKWAIAAPLLLFSAFLALAIWALVAPPSRDVPSRMIGQPLPAIALDPQVPGKPGMASADYKGGEARLINVFGSWCIPCRVESPQMLELARAGVPIDAVAVRDTPEQVQDFLAQYGDPFAAIGADPNGRFQVMLGSSGVPESFIVDGEGIIRYQHIGEIRPEHVADIVAKWREASQ
- a CDS encoding cytochrome c-type biogenesis protein — encoded protein: MKWLIALLLAVAALPLAAQEAEVTSPYADTQLENPALEAQARELMHTLRCITCQSQSIADSEAPMAAEMRSLVRERIMAGETPQEVRGWLVERYGAYVTYEPELTSTTWPLFVGPVLILLAVAGLAWSRIRRRRAA
- a CDS encoding tetratricopeptide repeat protein, encoding MMAWIPILLFVAVVLVAMVWLFKLPRGAWEAVAAALMLGLAGYAVQSSPGQAGAPGQRNAAGGFDGAALIEVRRQFDGSPVSKNSTIVTADGLVRSGRFDYAAALLNGYLDKNPDDSEAWTALGNAILAQAEGNLTEAAIEAYRRGAVADETDPAPYFFLGLGWLNSGDFERTAALWQLSYERTEEGTPVHEEMGARLSLLAAMIARAKQMRELSPSETQ
- a CDS encoding potassium transporter Kup, whose amino-acid sequence is MSDTSPDKVEPVPADGTDDQAHAAGGHKNATKTALAVGAIGVVFGDIGTSPLYAFRETFLGEHSLAIDKLHIYGVVSLIFWSMTLIVSIQYVSILMRADNKGQGGTLALVALLTRHIGKSSYGWITVLLGVFATALFYGDSMITPAISVLSAVEGLTVVNAGLQPLVIPIALALLIFLFLIQRRGTATVGKLFAPIMIVYFITIAVLGIIQIFQNPAILMALNPYYAIQFFITDGTIAFLALGSVVLAVTGSEALYSDMGHFGRGPMRLSWFGFVMPCLLLNYFGQGALMSGMEPLEAAVAMESPFFNMAPEMLRLPLVFLATMATFIASQAVISGAFSVTHQAIQLGFVPRLTTEHTSVSERGQIYMPLVNNALMVAVILLVLGFGSSSALASAYGIAVTGAMFIDTLLMGVLLIAVWKWRLWLAIPVLLLFVFVDGAYFAANLPKVPDGGWFPLLIGAIAFTMLTSWARGRQLMRARMAESGLPLEVFAKSARSSAQRVPGTAIFMASASKGVPSALLHNIKHNKVLHERVVVLTVQIEDVPFVDPQDRCTISDLGDGFYRLVLRYGFIEETDLPKALTNHEVCGGPFDMMKTSFFLSRQTLIASDRPGMAIWREKLFAWMLRNSATPMQFFKLPTNRVVELGSQLKI
- a CDS encoding inner membrane-spanning protein YciB, which translates into the protein MEHEPRIDPKAKSGWANLLVDYGPILVFFLTYKYFAPDEPNPIQNVAAVVWGTGAFMIAAVAALLYSKLKLGKVSPMLKLSTALIMFFGGLTVILRDPVFVQLKPTLIYAGFGIALLVGVWRGHSLLRYLLEAAFEGLDAEGWRKLSLRWGVFFLALAGLNEFMRLAFDFETWLGSKLWLFLPATFLFTFAQIPMLLRHGLAVEGEAVSDQPPTGE
- the ftsY gene encoding signal recognition particle-docking protein FtsY, translating into MSLSWSERLAGGFRKTSERLSDNLAGLGGATKLTLEQLDEIEDALIVSDLGPRAAARIRDKLAEHRFDGAADGQAIREQVAVEIAEILRPVAKPLEVTAFPRPQVILVIGVNGSGKTTTIAKMGHLFQEDDYEVMLAAGDTFRAAAIGQLKVWGERLGVPVVAGAEGGDPASIVFDAVKHATEIGTDALIVDTAGRLQNKRELMDELAKVRKVLGKLNPEAPHDVVLVLDATNGQNALSQIEVFKETAGVTGLVMTKLDGTARGGVLVAAAEQYGLPVHAIGVGEKMDDLRPFDPDLVARVIAGVA
- a CDS encoding MiaB/RimO family radical SAM methylthiotransferase; translated protein: MGAQVITLGCRLNIAESEEIRSLLAREDDLVVINSCAVTSEAVRHTRQAIRRARRDHPEARLLVTGCAAETEREALAAMPEVDGLVPNAEKRDPRRWNVAPERVLAPEHTRAFIEIQNGCDHSCTFCIIPQGRGTSRSRPIDAVVADIERHLDRGAAEIVLTGVDVTSWGHDLPDTPPLGALVQAILDRLPQVRRLRLSSVDGIELDGLLLDLLAHEPRMMPHVHLSLQHGDDLILKRMKRRHLRHDALNLAEWLKARRPEIAFGADLIAGFPTESGEAHAANLSIIPEIGIVHGHIFPFSPRHGTPAARMPQVDKPTIKQRAKALRGEVARVRREWLQSRVGVAQDVLVEKGGVGHAPDFAPFRVGDAPSPGDVIRITPEGIEEGMLV
- the dapF gene encoding diaminopimelate epimerase: MRVDFTKMHGLGNDFVVIDHRAHESVAIDRALAAALADRHTGIGCDQLIVLEAARDEDEDADFRMRIWNVDGGEVEACGNASRAVALFHGAQARVATAGGIIAVTPERGGAAVAMGKPRFGWEDIPLDYAMDSSALPLSWGPLEQPFAVNVGNPHVVFFVDDIEAVDLATLGPEIEHDPVFPEGINVGIASVEARDYISLRVWERGAGLTRACGTGACAALVAAAERGLTERTATVNLPGGRLTISYGEDGAIVMRGPAVESFRGSFDPSAFGAA